The genomic interval CACAGAAGGCCAGCTGATTTCCTGGGGATGGCGCATTCCATTTGTCATCGGAGCTATACTTTCTGTGGTAGCCCTTTACCTTCGCAAAAATCTGCATGAAACCAAAGCCTTTGAAGCTCAGAAGAGTAAAAAAGACAGCGGAACGATCAGCGCATTACTCAAACACCCTAAAGCTATACTTACCGTGGTAGGAATGACACTGGGAGGAACGCTCGCATTTTATACCTATACCACCTACATGCAGAAATTTCTGGTCAATACTGTTCATGTCTCTAAAGGAGACGCAACATTGTTATCTTTTTTCTCGCTGTTCGTCTTTGCCCTGTTACAACCGGTTTTCGGTACACTTTCTGACCGTATCGGTCGTAAGCCACTCCTCATTGGCTTTGGCGTACTGGGAACCATTTTTACCGTTCCACTACTCACCACATTGAGCAATACAACTTCACAATGGAGTGCCTTTTTTCTATTACTCGCAGGTTTGATTATTGTGAGTGGGTATACCAGTATTAATGCAATTGTAAAAGCAGAACTGTTCCCGGCACAAATCAGAGCATTGGGTGTTGGTTTACCTTATGGAATTACAGTAGCCATATTTGGAGGAACAGTTGAATATTTAGCCTTATGGTTCAAAAAAATAGGGCATGAACCTTATTTTTACTGGTATATCACCGCCTGTATATTTTTCTCTCTCGTGGTTTATGTGTTCATGAGAGATTCTAAAGAGACTTCAAAATTAAACGAAGATCCGGAAAACTAAAACTGTATAGCAGATTTATCAAAGTTTCGTTAAAAAACGTTAAATTAACTGAAGCAAAGACGAAGAACGATACAGTCCATCCAATTTTTGCTTATTTTTGTTAACATTAAATTTAAGGTCATGAAAAGGAATTTAGTCATTATTTCAAGCCTGTTGTCCGGTGCTCTTTATGCTGGAACAGCAAGCGCACAACAGTCTGGGTTAGCTCCGGATCAGAACCCGAGGTATAAAGAAAGCCAGGAGAAATATTTTAAGGTTGCAGATTCTCTGACCAGTAAGC from Pedobacter sp. WC2423 carries:
- a CDS encoding MFS transporter, with the protein product MNRQTDRAAIQQLTDENQEPSRISKQRLKAIFGGSVGNLVEWYDWYAYSAFSIYFSSSFFPSGNLTAQLMNTTGIFALGFLMRPIGGWMFGRIADQVGRKQSMTLSVLLMSLGSLLIALTPTYKTIGLVAPVLLLLARLLQGLSVGGEYGVSATYLSEMASKNRRGFYSSFQYVTLIGGQLIALGIQLILQSVLTEGQLISWGWRIPFVIGAILSVVALYLRKNLHETKAFEAQKSKKDSGTISALLKHPKAILTVVGMTLGGTLAFYTYTTYMQKFLVNTVHVSKGDATLLSFFSLFVFALLQPVFGTLSDRIGRKPLLIGFGVLGTIFTVPLLTTLSNTTSQWSAFFLLLAGLIIVSGYTSINAIVKAELFPAQIRALGVGLPYGITVAIFGGTVEYLALWFKKIGHEPYFYWYITACIFFSLVVYVFMRDSKETSKLNEDPEN